In Candidatus Methylomirabilis sp., one genomic interval encodes:
- a CDS encoding sugar phosphate nucleotidyltransferase, with amino-acid sequence MLRVADAAERDPAGNPPGLEPGLWGVVLAAGEGLRLQPFLTALTGRVARKQFCPVGERPLIRDTFARTELLIPRERLVTVVGAGMEAEAAPHLSDRPPETVIWQPLNRETGPGVLLPCCAVAAADPDACVAVFPADHYVHQAALFMERVRDAKRAVDAHPGLLVLLGVEADSPETGYGWIAAGDPAEEAGTGRLHRVERFREKPDPRTAAGFLAAGFLWNTLVMVARVRTFLRLFAAYLPEVARQLGPVRAAWGTARWPGAVQAAYADMPAVTVSHGILEHNPSGLRVLPVRGVLWSDWGSPARICQTLGRVGRTHLLTERFRVRGLEPVGALAGWCEGHCRVAAG; translated from the coding sequence GCCGCGGAGCGCGATCCTGCGGGAAACCCCCCGGGGCTGGAGCCCGGGCTCTGGGGGGTCGTCCTCGCCGCCGGCGAGGGGCTTCGCCTCCAGCCGTTCCTGACCGCCCTGACCGGCCGCGTCGCCCGCAAGCAGTTCTGCCCTGTCGGGGAGCGGCCCCTCATCCGCGACACGTTCGCGCGGACCGAGCTCCTCATCCCCCGGGAGCGACTGGTGACGGTCGTCGGGGCCGGGATGGAGGCCGAGGCCGCTCCGCACCTGTCGGATCGCCCTCCGGAGACGGTCATCTGGCAGCCCCTGAACCGCGAGACGGGACCGGGCGTCCTCCTCCCGTGCTGCGCCGTGGCTGCGGCCGATCCGGACGCCTGCGTGGCGGTGTTCCCGGCGGACCACTACGTTCACCAGGCGGCGCTCTTCATGGAGCGTGTCCGGGACGCGAAGCGGGCGGTGGATGCCCATCCGGGCCTCCTCGTGCTCCTCGGGGTGGAGGCGGACAGCCCTGAGACCGGCTACGGCTGGATCGCCGCGGGAGATCCGGCAGAAGAGGCGGGGACCGGGCGCCTGCACCGGGTCGAGCGTTTCCGGGAGAAGCCGGACCCCCGCACGGCGGCGGGGTTCCTGGCCGCAGGGTTCCTCTGGAACACGCTGGTGATGGTCGCCCGGGTCCGGACGTTCCTGCGCCTGTTCGCCGCCTACCTGCCGGAGGTGGCCCGGCAGCTCGGGCCCGTCCGGGCCGCCTGGGGGACCGCCCGGTGGCCGGGGGCGGTTCAGGCCGCCTACGCGGATATGCCCGCCGTCACCGTCTCCCACGGCATCCTGGAGCACAACCCGTCGGGCCTTCGGGTCCTCCCGGTGCGGGGAGTGCTGTGGAGCGACTGGGGCTCGCCGGCGCGGATCTGCCAGACCCTCGGGCGCGTCGGTCGCACCCATCTGCTGACGGAACGGTTCCGGGTGCGGGGGCTGGAGCCCGTCGGGGCGCTGGCG